The following DNA comes from Acidobacteriota bacterium.
GCGACCCCGTGATCACGTTTGACGCTACCTCGCAACAGGCCGATCTGACTGACAACGAATCGTCGCTGAAAATCGCGGAGACCAACCTGGCCCGGGCCAATCAGGAGTACTCCATCCAGGAGAAACAGTTGAACCTGAACCTGGAACAGGCCCGGCGCAACTATGACGAGAAAAAGCACGAGGCCCCCCGCGCGGCCGAGGAAGCCAAACTCGAGCTGGAGCTGGCCGAGTTGAATTTCGACGCCAAGCTGGATCAGATTCGTTCGGACGTCCAGAAGGCCGAGCTTGAGGTCCAGCGCGCCCAGGAGAAGGTCAACAAGGCCGAACGCGAACTGGCCCAGATGACGATGACGGCACCGATACCGGGCATGGTCGTCTATCTTGAAATCTGGAAGGGCAGCACCATGAGTAAGCTTCAGGAGGGTGATTCCCCCTGGCCCGGGCAGGGGCTGGTCAACCTTCCCGATCTCTCCGAGATGATTGTCAAGGCCACCGTGTCCGAGGTGGACGCCGCCAAGGTCGATTCCGGCCAGCCGGTGATTGTCAGCCTGGATGCCTTCCCCGGCATGACGTATCGCGGGCAGGTCAGGAAGAAGGGGACGCTGGCGCGCCGGAAAGAGCCCGGCTCCAAGATCAACGTTTTTGACGTTGAGATCGACATACTGGACAAGGACGACGACCTGAAGCCGGGCATGTCGGCCTCCGGACGCATTGTTATCAGCCGCCTGGGCGACGTTGTATCCGTCCCGCTCGAGGCGGTGTTCGAGAAGGAGGGGCGGACGCTGGTCTACCTGGAGAATCGCAAACCGCGAGAGGTCGAAGTGGGGCGGCGCAACGATATGGATATCGAGATCCTCGCCGGGCTGGAAGGCGGCGAAACGATCTGCCTGGTCGATCCCACGCTCGAGACGCAAGGCCTCCCCGGTGATCGTGCCACCGAACCGGAGATGAACAAGGGGCGGGAGGTTCCGCAGCGCCCGGAAGGTGGGCAGCGGCCCGGCGGGCGGGGATCGCGGTAATGGAGTACCGCCGGACGGTTCAGATTTCAATTGAATCGCTGGGCACGCACAAGCTGCGCACGTTTCTGACGATGCTCGGCGTCATTATCGGCGTGGCCGCCGTTATTGCCATGCTTTCCATCGGCGAGGGGGCTGAAAAGGCCGCGCTTGAGGAGATTGAAGTCCTCGGCATCAACAATATCATTGTGAACGCTCGCGTTCCGGAGGAAGAGGCCGGTTCCGCCGAGGGTTTCCAGCGTTCGCTGGGGTTGTCCCTGGCCGACGGCGAGAACATCGGACGGTTTACCGAACTGGTATCGAACGTCGTCCCGCAGCGCTTCGAACCTCTCAGCACCATCAGCCACGGCAGCAGCGAGGCGGCCGTCCGCGTAGTCGCGACCATTCCGGAGTTCATTTACTCCTCGTCCATCGAGGTCGACTACGGCCGGTTTATCGCCAAGAGCGACAACACGGCCTCGGCTCAGGTCTGCGTTCTGGGGGCCAAGGCCAAGCGGAGTCTCTTTGCCTTTGAGGATCCGATCGGCCAGACGGTGCGGATCGGCGACCAGGATTTCTCCGTCGTCGGCATTATGGCCGACAAGTACATCGGCCGCGGCAAGGTGGAAGGATTACGGCTCAAGAATTTCAACGAAGACGTCTACATTCCCTTTAACACCGCTCGGAAGAAGTTCGACCGGGTGGAGCCGATGACCGAGAACATGGTATTTCACCACGGACGCGTGGAAAGCAGCGCCGAGACGGCGTATAACGTGCCGGAGATCGACCAGTTGACCATCACGGTGACCGACCTGAACCACGTCAGGGCGGTGACAAAACTCGTCGAGCGCATCCTGCGGCGCCGCCACGGGGGCGTTGAAGATTACGAGGTCGTGGTGCCCGAGTCGTTGCTGCGGCAGTCGCAGAAGACGCAACGGATATTCAACATCGTGATGGGGGCCATTGCCGGGCTGTCGCTGCTGGTCGGCGGCATCGGCATAATGAACATCATGCTGGCGACGGTGCTGGAGCGCACGCGGGAAATCGGCATTCGGCGCGCGGTCGGCGCCACGCGCGGTGACATCATGTTCCAGTTTTTGGTCGAGGCGGTGACGATCTGCCTGATCGGCTGCAGCATCGGCCTGGCGCTCGGTCTGATCATTTCACGGGCCATCTCGTTTTATGCGGGCTGGCCGACCGTCGTCTCCGTGTTCTCTATTGTCCTCGCGGTAGTCGTGTCGACTACGGTCGGCACGGTCTTCGGCATTTTCCCCGCCCACAAAGCGGCTAAGATCGACGTGATCGACGCCCTGAGATATGAATAACCACCCTGCTGTGCGAGGTTTTTCCCATGCTGCCATTGCAATCTGTTTACAGCTCAATCTGCCGGCGCCGGCTGGTTTTTTTTGGTTTTGCGCTTGCGGTCGCAGCGGCGACGTGCGCTTATCCCCGTGACATCACGCTCGATGAAGCCATCGACATGGCCGTTGACCGCAGCGCCCGGGGAGGAATTATCAGGGGCCGGGAGGAAGTGGCCGAGCAGAACTACTACGCCCGCCGCATCAACTTCCTGTTGCCGGAGATCTCCATCCAGGGGAACGCGCCGGCCTACACGAATGACGAGTCCTATCGGCTGTTCGGGGCGGACCCGGAAAAGCGGTTGTACAAGACGCGCGATTTCACGCTCAACTCTTTCATCGAGTTAAAGCAGAGCGTACCGGTAGTCGGGGGCACGTTCGTTGCCACCGCCAACCTGGCGCGCCTCGACAGCCGGTATCCGTACACCCGGTACAGCGCCGATTCCGGCTACTTTGTCGACGAATTGTCAAGCCGCGGGTTTTTCAGGTTCTCCCTGGAGCAGCAGTTGTTTCGTCCTTCGGCGGCCAAGTTCGAGCTGCACAACAAGAAAGACGACTTTGAGATTGCCCGCCTTGCCCGGCACGAGGAACAGGCGGCCCTGACCACGGAGGTTATCGAGGCGTACATGGGCGTTCTGCAGCTTTCCATACGGGAGGAGCTTTATTCGGACAAGCTGGAGTCAGCCCGCTTGAAAGCCGACATCGACTCCATGAAACTTCAAGACGGAATCGTCTCCGAGGATGACTTCCTTGTCTCCGCGTCCGCCCGCCTGGATGCCGAACTGGAGAGTTTCGAGATCGAGATGCAGGCGAGAGATCGTCAGCGTGAACTGGCCACGCTGCTCGACGCCGGTGTAACCGAGGCTCTGAATCCGTCGGAACCCGTCATATCCGGACACCTGGGCGGTGCCGTTCAGCAACGGCTGATCGCGGCCTGGGAACAGTCGGTGCCGATACGTAAGGCCGAGCTGGTTTTTGCCAAGGCGAAGCGATCTGCCGATTACGCCGCGGCCGGTCACGGCCTGACGGGCGACCTGAAAGCGGATTACTCCTTCGGTCGGCAGAGGGTCGAGGCGGAACGATATGACCAGTCGACTCAGGGCTTGGTGACGAGCGATGATGACATTAGCACGGCCGGCTGGGGCGTGACCCTGGAGTTCAAGCTGCCGTTGTGGGACGGCGGGGCCGGCGGTGCGGCGGTCAAAGCTGCGCGGTTCGAGGCCGAGCAGGCACGGTTGGAATACGACGGCGAACGGACGAAGGCGCGCGCCGATATTACCAGCCTGGCCAACCAGCTTGACGTCAGCTATCGCCGCCTGGAGATCATGCGCAAACAGATCGAACTGGCCAGCGATAAGCTGGAGATTGCCAGATCCCGATTGGCTGACGGCCAGATTTCCCGGTTGACCTTCCTGGAAAGTAAGATATTTTACCTCGAGAGCAGAGACAGGTACCTTGATGAACTGAGGAAGTACCTCGTCAACAGGGTTGAGTTGGAAGGCAAGTTTACGAGCTGATGATTCGGAATATCCTGATCCGCGCACCCAACCACCTGGGTGACTGCATCATGGCGATGCCCATGATCAACGAGGCTCGCGAGGCGTACCCGGGTTCGACGGTGACAGTACTTGCGCCGGAGCACCTCGTTGAGCTGTACACCGGTAATCCGGCCGTTGACGGCACGCTGAGCATTCCCCTCCGACACGTTCACGGGCTGATCGGCGTGGTCAAGATCAAGGAGATAATCGCCCCGGGGAAGTTTGACATCGGGTTCATTCTTCCGCCGTCGTTCGGGGCGGCGTCGGCGTTCAAGCTGGTGGGGATTCGCGAACGCATCGGCTACATAGCGGATGGCCGCCGGCTGCTGTTGACGCGTCCGTTGCCCCTGCCGGCTCCACTGAACTCCGAGCACCGGTCCCGCGTTTATTTCAATCTCCTGCGGCGGGCCTCCGGGGTTGAACTGGAGTACGTGCAGCCCCGCCTGTTCCTGGCCGAAACCGACGTTCAGGCCGGCGAGAGACTACTTGCCGGGTTTGACGTAGCGCCCGACGACGACTATGTCGCTATCGCTTTCAGGGCCGTGGCTGAATCCAGGCGCTGGGGGATTGACCGCTACACGGAGTTGATCCTCGAGTTGTTAAACAGGAGCCGGCTCAAGGTTGTCCTGGTCGGTTCGAGCGACGACCGGAAAGCCGGCGACGACATTGTGGAGGCTGTCGACCGCAGCCGGGTGGTTAACCTTGCCGGGAAGACGTCGCTGACGGAACTGGCGGCGGTGTTTGCGCGCGCGGATCTGCTCATCGGCAATGATTCCGGACCGGCGCACCTGGCGGCGGCCGTTGGAAGCCCCCTGGTTGTCCTGTCGGGCGCTGACGATCCAAAGGAGACCTCGCCGATCTCAGACCGCAAGAGACTAATCTACCGTGACAATCTTGCATGCATCAGTTGCGTCAAGAACAGGTGCCCCAACAAGGGGGATGACTTCATGCGCTGCATGAAGGAAATCACGGTTGACGCCGTGCTCGGGAAAGTCGATGAGATCCTGCGGGAAGTGTGACCGCCCGACCAGCCACCACTGATTCAGCTACGAGCTAAACTGCAGGTAGATCAGCACCGCCATAATAATGGTGAAGAGCACACCGGCCAGGAAACCGGTACGAAAGGTGTTGTGCTTTCCGAAAGTCCTCTTCCTGGTCGTTGATACCAGGTCGGCGTGGCAGTGTCTGCACCTGGTGGCTTTGGCCATGATCGGCTCAAAGCAGTACGGGCACTTGACTGTTTCCCTGACGACGGCCATGCGGCATTATGAGCCAGCCGCCGGCCGCCGTGCAAGTTAAAACGTAAGCTGCCGCCGGTCCCTACGCCGGGAACTCGACCTTTGCGAACCACTCGATTTCAATTTCCGGAAACAGGCGGTCACGCTGGCAGCAGTCATCGAGGAAGAACCAGTCTCCGTCCGATATCTCCTCCCTGTTGATTTTGCGGTCCGCCATCGACACCAGTCGCTTGAAATCCTCGTAGTGTTCTGATACACGCATCTCCGCGTAATCTCGCGCCGCCCAGGTCGAGATCAGGAACTGCCAGTCGGACGCGGACAGGAGCATCACCTCACGCGCGAGCTGCTTGAGGATCACTTCGAGGTCGTGATCGTGCCGATCCGGGTTGTCCAGCCAGAACCGGGCCAGCCGGCACATCTGGGCCTCGCACTCGTAGATGTGCTTCCAGGTCCACTCGGTCTGTTCGTTGAGCCAGATGTAGTGGTGGTTGCCCTGTCCCCAGCTTCCTTCGGGGAGGGACACTACCCTGTCCGGTTTGCTGCGTTTCAGGTGTTCGCCGAGAAACGTCAGTTCGAGTTCCTTACTGGTGGAA
Coding sequences within:
- a CDS encoding efflux RND transporter periplasmic adaptor subunit, which codes for MKKLIYAVVIVVVILGGYLGVTAIFSTSVEIATAVVKNGEFLISLSVTGEIDAKQAFVLSTPRIRNLQVTWLAPEGSIVKAGDPVITFDATSQQADLTDNESSLKIAETNLARANQEYSIQEKQLNLNLEQARRNYDEKKHEAPRAAEEAKLELELAELNFDAKLDQIRSDVQKAELEVQRAQEKVNKAERELAQMTMTAPIPGMVVYLEIWKGSTMSKLQEGDSPWPGQGLVNLPDLSEMIVKATVSEVDAAKVDSGQPVIVSLDAFPGMTYRGQVRKKGTLARRKEPGSKINVFDVEIDILDKDDDLKPGMSASGRIVISRLGDVVSVPLEAVFEKEGRTLVYLENRKPREVEVGRRNDMDIEILAGLEGGETICLVDPTLETQGLPGDRATEPEMNKGREVPQRPEGGQRPGGRGSR
- a CDS encoding ABC transporter permease; the encoded protein is MEYRRTVQISIESLGTHKLRTFLTMLGVIIGVAAVIAMLSIGEGAEKAALEEIEVLGINNIIVNARVPEEEAGSAEGFQRSLGLSLADGENIGRFTELVSNVVPQRFEPLSTISHGSSEAAVRVVATIPEFIYSSSIEVDYGRFIAKSDNTASAQVCVLGAKAKRSLFAFEDPIGQTVRIGDQDFSVVGIMADKYIGRGKVEGLRLKNFNEDVYIPFNTARKKFDRVEPMTENMVFHHGRVESSAETAYNVPEIDQLTITVTDLNHVRAVTKLVERILRRRHGGVEDYEVVVPESLLRQSQKTQRIFNIVMGAIAGLSLLVGGIGIMNIMLATVLERTREIGIRRAVGATRGDIMFQFLVEAVTICLIGCSIGLALGLIISRAISFYAGWPTVVSVFSIVLAVVVSTTVGTVFGIFPAHKAAKIDVIDALRYE
- a CDS encoding TolC family protein, whose translation is MLPLQSVYSSICRRRLVFFGFALAVAAATCAYPRDITLDEAIDMAVDRSARGGIIRGREEVAEQNYYARRINFLLPEISIQGNAPAYTNDESYRLFGADPEKRLYKTRDFTLNSFIELKQSVPVVGGTFVATANLARLDSRYPYTRYSADSGYFVDELSSRGFFRFSLEQQLFRPSAAKFELHNKKDDFEIARLARHEEQAALTTEVIEAYMGVLQLSIREELYSDKLESARLKADIDSMKLQDGIVSEDDFLVSASARLDAELESFEIEMQARDRQRELATLLDAGVTEALNPSEPVISGHLGGAVQQRLIAAWEQSVPIRKAELVFAKAKRSADYAAAGHGLTGDLKADYSFGRQRVEAERYDQSTQGLVTSDDDISTAGWGVTLEFKLPLWDGGAGGAAVKAARFEAEQARLEYDGERTKARADITSLANQLDVSYRRLEIMRKQIELASDKLEIARSRLADGQISRLTFLESKIFYLESRDRYLDELRKYLVNRVELEGKFTS
- the waaF gene encoding lipopolysaccharide heptosyltransferase II encodes the protein MIRNILIRAPNHLGDCIMAMPMINEAREAYPGSTVTVLAPEHLVELYTGNPAVDGTLSIPLRHVHGLIGVVKIKEIIAPGKFDIGFILPPSFGAASAFKLVGIRERIGYIADGRRLLLTRPLPLPAPLNSEHRSRVYFNLLRRASGVELEYVQPRLFLAETDVQAGERLLAGFDVAPDDDYVAIAFRAVAESRRWGIDRYTELILELLNRSRLKVVLVGSSDDRKAGDDIVEAVDRSRVVNLAGKTSLTELAAVFARADLLIGNDSGPAHLAAAVGSPLVVLSGADDPKETSPISDRKRLIYRDNLACISCVKNRCPNKGDDFMRCMKEITVDAVLGKVDEILREV